Part of the Bacteriovorax sp. BAL6_X genome, GATGATGCTGAGTTAAAAGAAATTTTCACTCCAGTTGCTTCAAATCTAGTTGAAAATGAAGCGAAGATTGTTGAAGAATTAAATAGTGCTCAAGGTGGTGCTGTTGATATGGGTGGATACTATCATCCAAATCTTGAATTAGTTGCAAAGGCAATGAGACCTTCATCTACTTTCAACACAGTTATTGATTCACTTTAATAAAATCAATCACTAATAAGAAGGCCCTCTAAAAAGAGGGCCTTTATTTATACGGCACGCATCTCATCTTTCGATTCAATATTTCTCAGCCAATTCCGTGCTTCGTTAATCGCGCCGTATTCAAAGACTGCAACATCAACACTATCTAAATGATCACTGACAACAGAGGCTGAGCTTCGAATTAACTTATTACTAGTACAAATGCCGACTTTTTCAATGTGTTTGCGGTTCTCTTTAAGGAATTCAAAATGTCTAAGCAGTGATCTTAGATCATCCCAGCCTGGAAATTGTTCTGAGTTTACAATAATACCAGAAATGATTTTAGTTTCTTTGTAAACTTGATTGAGAAGATTTTGAATTTTTTCAAAGTCATTAACTCGTAGGGGATGAGAAGATGTTAGAGTGAGGATATTGTCATTCTTATCAAAATGAAATTCGATATCTGATTCAACTTCTCGCATAAGCCAGTCTTTGGCAACGTCTAGCTCGTCTATATTGTAAGACTTAAAATCAATTGGAATAATTGGAGCAAATAACTTTACTGCTCCTGTGATAAGAGCACTGTCTGTCACAACGGCACATCTTTTCATGACGTTAAAATACTTTAGGCCCATGGCCGTATCTTCAAAGACTGCACCTGGTGTATAGCCTTCATAGGTTTCATTTAAGTAAAAAAGAATACCTACTTTCTCTTCTTTTCTTAAGGCCTTATCAAGGATTGGTTCAAGCACATTAATATAATCATCTTTAGTAATGCGGCCAGCTCCCTCTATTCCGACGATTCCCTTTTGTAAACCTTTCATCACTTTTAGCATATATTCTCCTTTCCGGTGAAGCTTTAACTGAGATAGTGATTACTTCATCGGAGAGGAGTGTAATATTTAAACTTAAGATTTTATTTATTTTAGAAGAATTTGATCGGCCAGCTCTTTGGTTAAGTAACCATCTGGAGTGATCCCTTGAGATACTTGGAATCGTTGAATTGCAGCAGTAGTTTGTTTTCCCGGTATCCCATCAACTGGGCCAGCTTCAAAACCTAGCTCATTTAGCTTTGCTTGAATCTTCTTTGCCATCTCAAAAGACATGAATGATTCTTCGTTCAAGTTGAATTTGTCAAAGTAATCACCACGCTTGGCGATTAAATCAGATAGAACACCTATTCCAAGAGCATATTTTTCAGAGTTATTCCATTTAAAGATCGTAAAGAAGTTTGGATATACAATAAACGCAGGTCCATTGGCCCCTTGTGGTAGATAGATTGCTGTTTTTCCACTTGTGTATGGGAGCTGAGTTCCGCCTCTTAAGGTGATTCCACGATCAATCCAGTACTGTAGGTCTTCTTTATACTTTAGGCCACTATGGAAATAGTCGAAGTCACTTGGAAGTTCAATTTCATGTCCCCAGCTTTCATCTCCCTTCCAACCAACTGATGATAAGAAGTTGGCCGACGAGCCAAGAAAATCACGACGACTTTCCCACATATTAATGTGGCCATCCTTATCGTAATCAATAGCGTAGGCCAGCATTGTTGAAGGCATAAATTGAGTTGAGCCCATTGCTCCGGCCCATGAGCCTTGCATGCGTTTAGTTGGGTATGTATAAATTCCTCTTTGAAGCATCGTAAGTGCGTTGATGAGTTCTCTTTTAAAGAATGCCGATCGACGCCCATCGTATGAAAGAGTTGCAAGAGAGCGAATAATATCAAGCTTACCTGTTATCGAAGAAAAGTTTGTTTCAAGGGCCCAGAACGATAAAAGAAAACGGTCTTGAAACTTATAGTCATCCCTAATATCAAGAAAGATATCTTCTAGCTCGGCCTGATACCTTTGGCCTTTTTCAATTCTTGCCTTACTAATTACAATGTCTAAGTATCTTCCGACACTCATAACAAACTCAGGCTGCCTACGGTCATAATTAATAACATCATCGTTAAATGTGACACCTTCAAAGGCGTCATCGAGTAGGGCGTATGAGAAGCCATGCTCCTGATTAAGCTCAATTTTTAGTTCATTTAGCCAGTCATTAAACTCTGTTGTTGGAGTAGTTGATGTGGCAAAAATATTAATTGCCAATAGCGTTATTGTGATTAGTTTCTTCATTGGATGAAGGTACACGCTAGGGTTCTCTATTTGAAGACGCGATGGGTCTATTGTTAGATTTTTTTATTATTTAGTACCTTAACTACCTGATTACTCATTGTAGTTAGGTGTCTAAACTTTGGGCCTTATAGAAACATTTTCAAATTATCAAAGAGTAGATTTATTAAGTGATAACTTATTTTTATTCAAATGATAAAAAATACTGATCCCTTTTAGGAGAATAAAGATGAAAAAACTTATGTTGGCCACTGCACTTATTTGCTCATTTTCTTCATTTGCAAACGAGCTTGATCTCAACCTAGAGGCCCAAGCTATTCAAGATGTTGAAGAAAGATATGACGAGTCAGGTCTTTATTACAACGTAAGATTAAGTATTCCAATTATTCCAAGTGATATTACTGGGGCCGTGGGCTATCAAAGTGAAGATGAGCTTTTTGAAGTTGAAGCATATGCAGGGGTTCGCGCCATTCGATACTTAAATGCTAACGATAAGTCTTTGCATATTCCATATGGTGCAAGAGTTCGTGTTGCACTTGATGATTCACGCAGTCTTTATTTAGAGTATCAACGAGAGGAAGTTGCAGACTTGGGAAATGACGATGGCCTTCTAGAGAAAGAAAATATGTTCTCACTGATAAAGTATAACTCAGATAAGACAATGTTCTTTGGTTGTGGTGTTGCTAAAAGTGTTCACCATGCTTGGAGTAATGAGAACCATAGTCCAGAAGACTCGACTTATGTTGAATGTAATTTTGGCCGAAAATTTTAAGCGAGGTACGCGGACACTTTTCGCAGTTTTAGCTACTTAAGCTTACACGTATTCAATTTTTCTCAAATATTTAATAGTTTTTCTTCTAAAAGAACAGATGCGCTCTGTTCTTTTTAGTTTTTAGGTCAATATCAATCTTATTTGCACTTATTTTTGATTTATTATTATCAAATGCGAAGTTAAGTACTTGAACTTGCGAAAAGTATCCGCGTACCAGAACTTGATAGTGGCGCGGCCGGGAGGACTCGAACCCCCGACATTCAGATCCGAAGTCTGACGTTCTATCCAACTGAACTACGG contains:
- a CDS encoding STAS/SEC14 domain-containing protein, which encodes MLKVMKGLQKGIVGIEGAGRITKDDYINVLEPILDKALRKEEKVGILFYLNETYEGYTPGAVFEDTAMGLKYFNVMKRCAVVTDSALITGAVKLFAPIIPIDFKSYNIDELDVAKDWLMREVESDIEFHFDKNDNILTLTSSHPLRVNDFEKIQNLLNQVYKETKIISGIIVNSEQFPGWDDLRSLLRHFEFLKENRKHIEKVGICTSNKLIRSSASVVSDHLDSVDVAVFEYGAINEARNWLRNIESKDEMRAV
- a CDS encoding lytic murein transglycosylase, which encodes MKKLITITLLAINIFATSTTPTTEFNDWLNELKIELNQEHGFSYALLDDAFEGVTFNDDVINYDRRQPEFVMSVGRYLDIVISKARIEKGQRYQAELEDIFLDIRDDYKFQDRFLLSFWALETNFSSITGKLDIIRSLATLSYDGRRSAFFKRELINALTMLQRGIYTYPTKRMQGSWAGAMGSTQFMPSTMLAYAIDYDKDGHINMWESRRDFLGSSANFLSSVGWKGDESWGHEIELPSDFDYFHSGLKYKEDLQYWIDRGITLRGGTQLPYTSGKTAIYLPQGANGPAFIVYPNFFTIFKWNNSEKYALGIGVLSDLIAKRGDYFDKFNLNEESFMSFEMAKKIQAKLNELGFEAGPVDGIPGKQTTAAIQRFQVSQGITPDGYLTKELADQILLK